One Rossellomorea aquimaris DNA window includes the following coding sequences:
- a CDS encoding serine hydrolase, producing the protein MSKHTELHNLIYESCKELDFSGVVLVKQGTEVLSESAHDFANRSDRLPNTPDTRFGIASGSKLFTSIGIGQLVEKGIISFDTRLKDCLDIDFPHFDETVTIHHLLTHTSGIPDYFDEEVMSDFEELWKERPVYHMRSLKDFLPFFQSSQMKFTPGDRFHYNNAGFILLGLIIEQQTRQSFTDYIESEIFQKAGMESSGYFSLDCLPSNTAVGYIEAENTWRTNLYSIPVKGGADGGAFITASDMMNLWEALFSYKLVNEETTRKLLTPHVHVNGEVHYGYGIWMNRRNDEIYKFHVMGYDPGVSFRSSYYPHLELKLSIPSNRESGPFEMTKSIEGYLGI; encoded by the coding sequence ATGAGCAAACATACCGAGCTGCATAATCTAATATATGAAAGCTGCAAAGAACTCGACTTCTCTGGGGTCGTACTCGTCAAACAAGGTACAGAAGTATTATCAGAAAGTGCCCATGACTTTGCGAATCGATCGGATCGCCTTCCGAACACCCCGGATACACGTTTCGGAATCGCTTCTGGGAGTAAGTTATTTACAAGCATAGGGATAGGTCAATTAGTTGAAAAAGGAATCATTTCTTTTGACACCCGTTTAAAGGATTGTTTGGATATCGACTTTCCTCATTTTGATGAAACTGTGACCATCCATCACCTTTTGACTCATACGTCAGGAATCCCGGATTATTTCGATGAAGAAGTGATGTCTGATTTTGAAGAGCTGTGGAAAGAAAGACCGGTTTACCATATGAGATCCCTCAAGGACTTTCTGCCATTCTTTCAATCCAGCCAGATGAAATTCACCCCCGGTGATCGATTTCATTACAATAATGCAGGGTTCATCCTATTGGGATTGATCATTGAGCAACAAACCCGGCAGTCTTTCACAGATTACATAGAATCTGAGATTTTCCAGAAAGCAGGTATGGAAAGTTCAGGATATTTTTCATTAGACTGCCTTCCTTCCAATACAGCAGTGGGATATATAGAGGCAGAGAATACATGGCGAACCAACCTCTACTCAATCCCTGTAAAAGGCGGGGCTGACGGCGGGGCGTTTATTACCGCTTCAGATATGATGAACCTTTGGGAAGCTTTATTTTCTTATAAACTAGTAAATGAAGAAACGACCAGGAAGCTACTGACCCCTCATGTCCATGTGAATGGGGAGGTTCACTACGGTTATGGAATCTGGATGAACCGAAGAAATGATGAAATCTATAAGTTTCATGTTATGGGGTATGATCCCGGAGTGAGTTTCCGTTCCTCTTATTATCCTCATCTTGAATTGAAGCTTTCGATTCCATCCAATCGAGAATCCGGACCGTTTGAGATGACGAAATCGATTGAGGGATATTTGGGGATCTAA